From the Arctopsyche grandis isolate Sample6627 chromosome 11, ASM5162203v2, whole genome shotgun sequence genome, one window contains:
- the LOC143918527 gene encoding uncharacterized protein LOC143918527, which translates to MDDFMKYKMAQTKTSEEKLEEVLAKNKELILMVQFLKIQHKKVEDEKFTLQKENNDLILKNREYTSKIKHSYILLKNLVNQSFEEFLKFSNNVDNIGRVINEYDGVYDTTSRETFLNGTTGSSLNNVHHVRPMIGGVTLKTPILRVSRANIDIFNGRVQAPKKENVTQSPVESNTSPNIETQEVSVTLERIDTIGFRKAIFKERTDENKPIPVVSLPRIDIRKRSPCSAENGRKSDFMSLEYSPKVNTSEERLENRSLSTSFRDTISDNKENSFTNGEEYMDDFQPSDNLSNYSTRLGCIPEETENNSTPESSNVNSTSIFPSSQTPKKRHIYSSSGISKYAGNSSEDPLEGPSWRFNDNQETPQNSFNFDNDCECDDSLIKNIKQISNSSIDENDIEDNGPQFRSTPHNWKSVKNRVCTALKISISLDEQSTTQSNIEQNSKDVIIDTEKSKDFNATKTKNGLSKADKKDHGKEKKIKTPPKIRKTTSRFSKRNGSSTSNTSKSSILVPSVDSPSDSANACDRPRRTAKIDYKEKSAKIKLRRDK; encoded by the exons ATGGATGATTTTATGAAGTATAAAATGGCACAAACCAAAACTTCCGAAGAAAAATTAGAAGAAGTGTTGGcgaaaaataaagaattaataCTTATGGTGCAGTTTTTAAAGATACAGCATAAGAAAGTTGAAGATGAAAAGTTCACACTGCAAAAGGAAAATAACGATCTGATACTC AAAAACAGAGAAtatacaagtaaaataaaacatagctatattttattaaagaatTTAGTTAATCAATCGTTTGAGGAATTCCTAAAGTTTTCCAATAATGTGGACAATATCGGACGTGTTATAAATGAATATGATGGTGTTTATG ACACTACAAGTCGTGAAACTTTCCTGAATGGCACAACTGGAAGCTCGCTCAATAATGTACACCATGTCAGACCTATGATCGGTGGAGTAACTCTGAAAACTCCAATTCTCAGAGTTTCTCGcgcaaatattgatattttcaatggtAGAG TCCAAGCTCCCAAAAAGGAAAATGTGACGCAAAGTCCAGTTGAAAGTAACACTTCCCCAAATATTGAAACTCAGG aagTATCAGTAACTTTAGAAAGGATCGACACGATTGGTTTTAGGAAAGCAATATTCAAAGAAAGAACAGATGAAAATAAGCCAA TTCCTGTTGTTTCACTGCCTCGTATAGATATTAGAAAAAGATCTCCATGCAGCGCAGAAAATGGTCGCAAAAGTGATTTCATGTCTTTGGAATATTCCCCAAAAGTTAACACAAGTGAAGAACGATTAGAGAATCGTAGCTTAAGTACATCATTCAGAG atacaattTCTGACAACAAAGAAAATTCATTTACAAATGGAGAAGAATATATGGATGACTTCCAACCAAGTGATAACCTATCAAATTATAGTACTCg GTTGGGATGCATACCCGAAGAGACTGAAAACAATTCCACC ccTGAATCATCCAATGTCAATTCAACAAGTATTTTTCCATCATCACAAACACCAAAAAAAAGACATATTTATTCTTCAAG tggaatttcaaaatatgctGGCAATAGTAGTGAAGATCCTTTAGAAGGCCCGAGCTGGCGTTTTAATGATAACCAAGAGACTCcacaaaattcatttaattttgataatgacTGTGAG tgtGATGATTCCTTAATAAAgaacataaaacaaatatctAACTCATCTATCGACGAAAATGATATTGAAGATAATGGCCCCCAATTTCGATCAACACCCCATAATTGGAAATCTGTAAAAAATAGGGTATGCACTGCATTAAAAATAAGCATCAGTCTAGACGAACAATCGACAACTCAATCAAACATTGAGCAAAATTCcaa AGATGTAATTATTGATACAGAGAAATCAAAAGATTTCAATGCTACAAAAACTAAGAATGGTTTATCAAAGGCAGACAAAAAAGATCAtgggaaagaaaaaaaaatcaaaacaccaCCTAAAATAAGAAAAACTACATCCAGATTTAGCAAAAGGAATGGATCTTCCACTTCCAATacttcaaaatctagtatattAGTGCCTTCTGTTGA TTCTCCCAGTGATAGTGCTAATGCGTGCGATAGACCCAGAAGAACCGCCAAAATTGATTATAAAGAAAAATCTGCTAaaat AAAATTGCGAAGAGATAAATGA
- the LOC143918719 gene encoding uncharacterized protein LOC143918719 yields the protein MYRGRGGGGGGGGGRGYGGGRGGGGGGGGGYGGRGGGGGYRGGGGGGRGGYEQGPPEQVIPLGNYAYTVQDDLVCKVNIEDVPYFNAPIYLENKEQIGKIDEIFGNVRDYYVSIKLSENIKAKSFKDKQELFIDPAKLLPLKRFLPQPPGSGRGGGGGGRGRGRGGGGRGGGGGRGGGGFGRGGGGGGFRGRGGGGGGGRGGFGGRGGGGGRGGGFGGRGGGRGGGGGGGWSR from the coding sequence ATGTATCGAGGACGCGGTGGTGGCGGCGGAGGCGGCGGTGGCCGAGGCTACGGGGGCGGTCGAGGAGGCGGAGGCGGGGGCGGCGGCGGCTACGGGGGCCGAGGAGGGGGCGGAGGCTACCGAGGGGGTGGCGGGGGCGGCCGCGGCGGGTACGAACAAGGACCCCCCGAGCAGGTGATCCCGCTCGGAAACTACGCCTACACCGTGCAAGACGACCTTGTCTGCAAAGTCAACATCGAGGACGTGCCGTACTTCAACGCTCCTATTTACCTCGAAAACAAGGAGCAGATTGGTAAAATCGACGAGATCTTCGGCAACGTGCGAGACTACTACGTTTCCATCAAGTTGAGTGAAAACATTAAAGCGAAGAGCTTCAAAGACAAGCAGGAGCTATTCATTGACCCAGCTAAATTGTTGCCTCTGAAGCGTTTCTTGCCGCAACCTCCGGGTTCTGGTAGAGGCGGTGGAGGAGGTGGACGCGGAAGAGGTCGGGGTGGAGGAGGAAGAGGCGGGGGAGGCGGCCGAGGAGGAGGAGGTTTCGGAAGAGGCGGTGGAGGAGGAGGATTCAGAGGACGTGGTGGAGGCGGAGGTGGTGGCCGAGGAGGTTTCGGAGGAAGAGGCGGTGGCGGTGGTCGAGGAGGAGGCTTCGGGGGAAGAGGTGGCGGTCGGGGTGGAGGCGGTGGCGGCGGCTGGAGCCGATAA
- the EMC5 gene encoding ER membrane protein complex subunit 5: MVVFTLHKCALILGFISFFHAAYSAAQHRSYLRITEQEFTVLPTDIFMQGFISLYVIMYGVLHVAGEFTEIRSTVGLEKRTWEDQRNIPSFYVFNHRGRIFNPNYSPQPLKSDLEDLE; this comes from the exons ATGGTTGTCTTTACGCTGCATAAATGCGCTCTCATTTTAGGATTTATTTCCTTTTTTCATGCGGCGTATTCAGCGGCTCAAC ATCGCTCATATCTTAGGATCACAGAGCAAGAGTTCACCGTTTTGCCTACAGAT atatttATGCAAGGATTCATAAGCTTGTATGTAATCATGTATGGAGTACTTCACGTAGCTGGAGAATTCACCGAAATTCGTTCAACTGTCGGCCTCGAGAAGAGAACTTGGGAAGATCAAAGAAACATTCCTTCATTCTACGTTTTCAATCACAGAGGTCGGATATTCAATCCAAATTACAGTCCACAGCCACTTAAATCAGATCTAGAAGACTtggaataa